From Oryza sativa Japonica Group chromosome 4, ASM3414082v1, one genomic window encodes:
- the LOC112936011 gene encoding G-type lectin S-receptor-like serine/threonine-protein kinase B120 isoform X1, which produces MACLPVFISLLFLISSCKGDDQLTQANRLISPGDVLISKGRVFALGFFSPTASNQSFFLGIWYHNISESERTYVWVANRDNPITTPSFATLAISNSSNLVLSDSGNHTLWTTNVTATGGDGAYAALLDSGNLVLRLPNGTTIWQSFDHPTDTLLMGMRFLVSYKAQVAMRCIAWKGPDDPSTGDFSISGDPSSNLQIFLWNGTRPYIRFIGFGPSSMWSSVFSFSTSLIYETSVSTDDEFYIIYTTSDGSPYKRLQLDYTGTLKFLAWNDSASSWTVVVQRPSPTIVCDPYASCGPFGYCDATAAIPRCQCLDGFEPDGSNSSSRGCRRKQQLRCRGRDDRFVTMAGMKVPDKFLHVRNRSFDECAAECSRNCSCTAYAYANLTGADQARCLLWSGELADTGRANIGENLYLRLADSTVNKKKSDIPKIVLPVITSLLILMCICLAWICKSRGIHRSKEIQKKHRLQHLKDSSELENDNLELPFICLEDIVTATNNFSDHNMLGKGGFGKVYKGVLEGGKEIAVKRLSKGSQQGVEEFRNEVVLIAKLQHRNLVRLISYCIHEDEKLLIYEYLPNKSLDTFLFDAKRKSVLDWTTRFMIIKGIARGLLYLHQDSRLTIIHRDLKASNILLDTNMSPKISDFGMARIFEGNKQQENTTRVVGTYGYMSPEYALEGSFSVKSDTYSFGVLLLELVSGLKISSPHLIMDFQNLITFAWSLWKDGNAMDLVDSSIRESCLLHEVLRCIQIALSCVQDDPTARPLMSSIVFMLENETAALPTPKESAYLTARVYGTKDTRENKERSVNNVSITALEGR; this is translated from the exons ATGGCCTGCCTCCCAGTTTTCATCTCCTTGCTGTTCCTCATCTCTTCCTGCAAAGGCGATGACCAGCTCACACAGGCAAATCGACTGATCTCCCCCGGCGACGTACTCATCTCCAAAGGCAGGGTCTTCGCGCTCGGCTTCTTCTCCCCAACAGCCTCCAACCAgagcttcttcctcggcatATGGTACCACAACATCTCCGAGTCCGAGCGCACGTACGTTTGGGTCGCCAACCGCGACAACCCAATCACCACCCCTTCATTCGCAACGCTCGCCATCAGCAACAGCTCTAACCTTGTCCTGTCGGATTCCGGCAATCACACCCTTTGGACGACGAACGTCACGGCCACCGGAGGCGACGGAGCTTACGCGGCGCTGCTCGACTCGGGGAACTTGGTTCTCCGGTTGCCGAATGGTACAACCATATGGCAGAGCTTTGATCACCCAACTGACACCCTTCTGATGGGCATGAGGTTTTTGGTGAGCTACAAGGCACAAGTCGCCATGCGGTGCATCGCTTGGAAGGGCCCAGATGACCCCTCCACCGGAGACTTCTCCATCAGCGGTGATCCCAGCTCAAACCTTCAGATCTTCCTTTGGAACGGTACCAGACCATATATCCGCTTTATTGGATTTGGGCCTAGCAGCATGTGGTCTTCGGTCTTCTCATTCAGTACCTCTCTCATCTACGAAACATCGGTGAGCACGGATGATGAGTTCTACATCATATACACAACCTCTGATGGCTCACCTTACAAGCGTCTTCAACTGGACTACACGGGTACCTTGAAGTTCCTGGCTTGGAACGACAGCGCGTCGTCATGGACAGTCGTCGTCCAGCGCCCATCACCCACCATCGTGTGCGATCCCTACGCCTCGTGTGGTCCATTCGGCTACTGCGACGCAACGGCAGCCATCCCGAGGTGCCAATGCCTCGATGGGTTTGAGCCTGATGGCTCCAACTCTTCTTCGAGAGGATGCCGGAGGAAGCAGCAATTGAGATGCCGAGGCAGAGATGATCGCTTCGTGACCATGGCCGGAATGAAGGTCCCTGACAAGTTCTTGCATGTCCGGAATAGAAGCTTCGATGAGTGCGCGGCCGAGTGCAGCCGCAACTGCTCGTGCACGGCCTACGCTTACGCCAACTTGACCGGAGCCGACCAGGCAAGGTGCTTGCTTTGGTCAGGGGAACTTGCTGACACTGGGAGGGCCAACATTGGTGAGAATCTGTACCTCCGGTTGGCCGACTCTACTG TTAACAAGAAGAAGAGTGACATCCCGAAGATCGTACTTCCGGTTATAACAAGCCTGTTGATACTCATGTGCATATGTCTTGCGTGGATATGCAAATCAAGAG GCATACACCGAAGCAAGGAAATTCAGAAGAAACATAGACTACAACATTTGAAGGATTCCAGTGAACTTGAGAATGACAATCTAGAACTTCCATTTATTTGCTTAGAAGACATTGTCACTGCAACGAACAATTTTTCTGATCACAACATGCTTGGGAAAGGTGGTTTTGGAAAAGTTTACAAG GGAGTGTTGGAAGGTGGCAAGGAGATTGCAGTCAAAAGGCTTAGTAAGGGTTCTCAGCAAGGTGTGGAGGAGTTCAGAAATGAAGTAGTTCTGATTGCCAAATTGCAGCATAGAAATTTAGTTAGGCTTATCAGTTATTGCATTCACGAAGATGAGAAGTTACTCATCTACGAATACTTGCCTAATAAAAGCTTGGATACTTTCCTTTTTG ATGCTAAAAGAAAATCAGTTCTCGATTGGACGACCCGGTTCATGATAATCAAAGGTATAGCGAGAGGGCTTCTTTATTTGCACCAAGATTCAAGGTTAACGATAATTCACAGGGATCTCAAAGCAAGCAACATCTTGTTGGACACAAATATGAGTCCCAAAATATCAGATTTTGGGATGGCAAGGATCTTTGAAGGAAATAAGCAACAAGAAAATACTACCAGAGTAGTTGGGACATA CGGTTACATGTCTCCTGAATATGCTTTGGAAGGCTCCTTTTCTGTCAAGTCTGACACCTACAGTTTTGGGGTGCTACTGTTGGAGCTTGTAAGTGGCTTAAAGATCAGTTCGCCCCATCTCATAATGGATTTCCAAAATCTTATAACCTTC gcgtggagtttatggaaagaTGGAAATGCAATGGATTTGGTGGACTCATCAATTCGGGAGAGTTGTCTACTTCACGAAGTTTTACGATGTATTCAAATAGCACTTTCATGTGTTCAAGATGACCCAACTGCCAGGCCACTCATGTCATCCATTGTGTTCATGTTAGAGAACGAGACAGCTGCTCTTCCTACCCCAAAGGAGTCTGCTTATTTGACAGCTAGGGTCTATGGAACTAAAGACACTAGAGAAAACAAGGAAAGATCTGTAAATAACGTGAGTATCACAGCACTAGAGGGACGTTAA
- the LOC112936011 gene encoding receptor-like serine/threonine-protein kinase SD1-8 isoform X2, translating to MACLPVFISLLFLISSCKGDDQLTQANRLISPGDVLISKGRVFALGFFSPTASNQSFFLGIWYHNISESERTYVWVANRDNPITTPSFATLAISNSSNLVLSDSGNHTLWTTNVTATGGDGAYAALLDSGNLVLRLPNGTTIWQSFDHPTDTLLMGMRFLVSYKAQVAMRCIAWKGPDDPSTGDFSISGDPSSNLQIFLWNGTRPYIRFIGFGPSSMWSSVFSFSTSLIYETSVSTDDEFYIIYTTSDGSPYKRLQLDYTGTLKFLAWNDSASSWTVVVQRPSPTIVCDPYASCGPFGYCDATAAIPRCQCLDGFEPDGSNSSSRGCRRKQQLRCRGRDDRFVTMAGMKVPDKFLHVRNRSFDECAAECSRNCSCTAYAYANLTGADQARCLLWSGELADTGRANIGENLYLRLADSTGMPNFSCPAVKIKLLIR from the coding sequence ATGGCCTGCCTCCCAGTTTTCATCTCCTTGCTGTTCCTCATCTCTTCCTGCAAAGGCGATGACCAGCTCACACAGGCAAATCGACTGATCTCCCCCGGCGACGTACTCATCTCCAAAGGCAGGGTCTTCGCGCTCGGCTTCTTCTCCCCAACAGCCTCCAACCAgagcttcttcctcggcatATGGTACCACAACATCTCCGAGTCCGAGCGCACGTACGTTTGGGTCGCCAACCGCGACAACCCAATCACCACCCCTTCATTCGCAACGCTCGCCATCAGCAACAGCTCTAACCTTGTCCTGTCGGATTCCGGCAATCACACCCTTTGGACGACGAACGTCACGGCCACCGGAGGCGACGGAGCTTACGCGGCGCTGCTCGACTCGGGGAACTTGGTTCTCCGGTTGCCGAATGGTACAACCATATGGCAGAGCTTTGATCACCCAACTGACACCCTTCTGATGGGCATGAGGTTTTTGGTGAGCTACAAGGCACAAGTCGCCATGCGGTGCATCGCTTGGAAGGGCCCAGATGACCCCTCCACCGGAGACTTCTCCATCAGCGGTGATCCCAGCTCAAACCTTCAGATCTTCCTTTGGAACGGTACCAGACCATATATCCGCTTTATTGGATTTGGGCCTAGCAGCATGTGGTCTTCGGTCTTCTCATTCAGTACCTCTCTCATCTACGAAACATCGGTGAGCACGGATGATGAGTTCTACATCATATACACAACCTCTGATGGCTCACCTTACAAGCGTCTTCAACTGGACTACACGGGTACCTTGAAGTTCCTGGCTTGGAACGACAGCGCGTCGTCATGGACAGTCGTCGTCCAGCGCCCATCACCCACCATCGTGTGCGATCCCTACGCCTCGTGTGGTCCATTCGGCTACTGCGACGCAACGGCAGCCATCCCGAGGTGCCAATGCCTCGATGGGTTTGAGCCTGATGGCTCCAACTCTTCTTCGAGAGGATGCCGGAGGAAGCAGCAATTGAGATGCCGAGGCAGAGATGATCGCTTCGTGACCATGGCCGGAATGAAGGTCCCTGACAAGTTCTTGCATGTCCGGAATAGAAGCTTCGATGAGTGCGCGGCCGAGTGCAGCCGCAACTGCTCGTGCACGGCCTACGCTTACGCCAACTTGACCGGAGCCGACCAGGCAAGGTGCTTGCTTTGGTCAGGGGAACTTGCTGACACTGGGAGGGCCAACATTGGTGAGAATCTGTACCTCCGGTTGGCCGACTCTACTGGTATGCCCAATTTCTCTTGCCCTGCGGTGAAAATAAAGCTCTTAATTAGATAG